From a single Nymphaea colorata isolate Beijing-Zhang1983 chromosome 4, ASM883128v2, whole genome shotgun sequence genomic region:
- the LOC116252550 gene encoding uncharacterized protein LOC116252550, with the protein MDALSRGGVGRLPSSQRLLQAESLSLFAEAVHLVLSGWTALRLAVHNEWGGGNSRQKYEQLVQDLVSWFISSNAPIHIDELEMMLDEKMVLCFNTEIEDGSVEEVAEQLMTIHEDCLEGNYDSVSKLRKPCKEWLQTFQSKELIDRNADGSSDEEYEPALDDELDPLQDEPGDVGRWPVIFAG; encoded by the exons ATGGACGCGTTGAGCAGAGGTGGAGTGGGGAGGCTTCCTTCCTCTCAGAGGCTGCTGCAGGCtgagtccctctctctcttcgcAGAGGCCGTCCATCTGGTTCTCTCCGGGTGGACCGCCCTGCGCCTCGCTGTCCACAACGAGTGGGGTGGTGGCAACTCCCGCCAGAAATATGAACAATTGGTCCAAGACCTTGTCTCCTGGTTTATTTCGTCAAATG CTCCCATTCATATAGACGAGTTGGAAATGATGCTTGATGAGAAGATGGTGCTTTGTTTCAATACAGAAATTGAAGATGGTAGTGTTGAGGAG GTGGCGGAACAATTAATgactatacatgaagattgtcTTGAAGGGAATTATGACTCGGTGTCTAAGCTGAGGAAACCTTGCAAGGAATGGCTGCAAACTTTTCAAAGCAAAGAG TTAATTGACAGGAATGCGGATGGAAGTTCTGACGAGGAATATGAGCCGGCATTAGATGATGAATTGGATCCGCTGCAAGATGAGCCAGGAGATGTTGGTAGATGGCCTGTTATTTTTGCAGGGTGA
- the LOC126409194 gene encoding isoflavone reductase homolog yields the protein MEKSRVLIVGGSGYMGRRLVKASLALGHPTYVLQRREIGLDIEKIEILLDFKQQGARLVEASFSDHRSLVDAVKLVDVVVCAVSGVHHRGHSTLMQLKLVDAIKEAGNIKRFVPSEYGMDLARMAHAVLSPFRRTLEEKMVARKAIEDAGIPHTYISANCCAGYFVGGLCQPRTLLPPRDRIYLHGDGGIKAVFVDEDDVGTYTIKAADDPRTLNKTLYLRQPENIMSQMEMVEIWENLIGKRLEKTSISEEEFLASKKTADEIVQGTIDLYYHIFHEGCLTNFEIGEDGEEASKLYPEVVYTRVEDCLKRYL from the exons atggagaagagCAGAGTCCTGATCGTGGGTGGCTCTGGGTACATGGGGAGGAGGTTGGTGAAGGCAAGCTTGGCGCTCGGCCACCCCACCTACGTTCTCCAGAGGCGGGAGATTGGCCTAGACATCGAGAAGATTGAAATTCTGCTGGACTTCAAGCAGCAGGGAGCTCGTCTCGTCGAGGCCTCATTTTCCGACCACCGGAGCCTCGTCGATGCCGTGAAGCTCGTCGATGTCGTCGTTTGTGCAGTGTCCGGTGTTCATCACCGCGGCCACAGTACCTTGATGCAACTAAAGCTTGTTGATGCTATCAAAGAAGCCGGGAACATTAAG AGGTTTGTGCCTTCCGAGTATGGAATGGATCTTGCTCGCATGGCGCATGCAGTACTTTCACCTTTCAGAAGAACACTTGAGGAGAAGATGGTTGCGCGGAAGGCGATTGAGGACGCCGGCATCCCTCACACCTACATCTCCGCCAACTGCTGTGCCGGATACTTCGTCGGAGGCCTGTGCCAGCCCAGAACCTTGCTACCACCACGGGATCGCATCTATTTGCATGGGGATGGCGGCATCAAGG CTGTATTTGTGGATGAGGATGACGTTGGCACATATACAATCAAGGCCGCTGACGACCCCCGGACTCTCAACAAGACACTTTATCTCCGTCAACCGGAAAATATCATGTCACAAATGGAGATGGTGGAGATATGGGAGAATCTCATAGGAAAACGACTAGAGAAGACTTCCATCTCCGAGGAGGAGTTCCTTGCTTCAAAGAAAA CTGCAGACGAGATAGTGCAGGGAACGATAGATCTTTACTACCACATATTCCATGAGGGTTGCCTTACCAACTTTGAAATTGGAGAGGATGGAGAAGAGGCCTCCAAGTTGTACCCTGAAGTTGTATATACAAGGGTTGAAGATTGTCTAAAACGCTATCTATGA